The stretch of DNA AATGATAAGTAAAAGCAGGAGGAGCAATTGATCGTGAAGTCAACGATAAGTTGGCTTTTTTTGAATACAATTTATCAACAAACAACTTTAATTGTTTTACAACAGATCGTACACCTGAAGTTAATATAATTGAGTTTCCAATGTCTTTTTTCATATGATTATACGCTTCTAGGGTTTTACCTTTATACAAATAATGACCTGTTCTTGGGACTTTATATAAGGCTTTTTTATAAATTTTATCAGTTAAAGAATAGGTTATTCTATCGCCATAAAAACCATGTACTCTGGGATCATAATAAAAAATGGACTCAATAAATTCAAGCTCCAATTTTGTAAATTTTCCTATTTTAGAGTAGTTTCTTCCAATAAACAACATATCATCAAAAGATAGGATATTAAAGTTTCCATAACCAACATGTCTTTGCACCATTTTTAACTTATATCGTAAGCTTTTAAGTGCTTTTTGATATTCACCTGGTAAAAAGATATCGCTGTGCTGATTGTTTAAGGTTTGTCCAATTGAATCATTAGGCGTGATTATTTTAACATCTGCCATTAAAATTGGAGCTGCTATTGTACTACTAAGTGTAGTAATAGTAAGGAGTTTTGCTTGATTTAAAAAATTTCTTCTATTCATAATGCATATTGTATAAAATTATTTCTTATAAAACCATTTTAATTTGCTTATGTTTACCTAATCTTTCATATAAATATGTTCTGTCCTCATCATTATGCACAATT from Campylobacteraceae bacterium encodes:
- a CDS encoding D-alanyl-D-alanine carboxypeptidase family protein, with product MNRRNFLNQAKLLTITTLSSTIAAPILMADVKIITPNDSIGQTLNNQHSDIFLPGEYQKALKSLRYKLKMVQRHVGYGNFNILSFDDMLFIGRNYSKIGKFTKLELEFIESIFYYDPRVHGFYGDRITYSLTDKIYKKALYKVPRTGHYLYKGKTLEAYNHMKKDIGNSIILTSGVRSVVKQLKLFVDKLYSKKANLSLTSRSIAPPAFTYHSIGDFDIGKKGFGYANFTARFALTDEFREMKKLKYIDMRYTVNNKDGVRYEPWHIKII